The nucleotide sequence TAAAGGGGGTGCTTTTTACCATTTTACCCATTCTTTTTGTGGTTCTTTCTTTTTGGCGTAACTgctaaagttgttgtcatgtgaccaagaggtcatgggttcgagccgtggaaacagcctcttgcagaaatgtagggtaaggctgcgtacgataaacccttgtggtccggccctttttcggaccccgcgcatagcggaagcttagtacaccgggctgctcttcttcttcttttttttttaaataaaatctatATTTGGTAATACAAGTTAAGGTATTTTGAATGATTCTGCAGATTCAACTGGGGGCTAAATGTTAGAAACAAATCAGAGAGGATATTGAAGCTGCTAGAAAATGGACAACTTCTTAGAGATGAGAGAAACAAAGCCAGGAAAATATCAAGAGGGATTGAAGGTTTTGGGAGCTTCAACATTAGGACTAATTCACCTGAAGGAATTTTGGAGGAATCAGCACTAAAACCTTATGGAAGGTCTAATTCTCAGTTTAATGATCATGGaaatgaagaagatgaaaattcaaatttcaatacTCAAGATTTGATCAACACAAAAATGGAGAAAGTGGAGGATGCTGCAGTTTCTTGGAATCTTGACACTGGTGATAAGTACTTAGTTTCTGGGATTTCTAGTATTAGTTTTAAAGAAAACATGGCTCCAAGTGAAGACATGCATAAGTGGAACTTCAAAGGGGAAGCAAAATCACTTTTGGATGAACAAAAAACAGATCCAAGAATAGGTTTTTCCTCAGAAGAGGATCACCCTTTTACTGAAACCGACCGACTAACATCAGCCTCCCTACTCTCTTCTGGAGATCAAGTCCTCCAAGCATGTCAATAGGGACATCGCCTTTTAATCGCTCTAGTGCATGTGCTAAATAGTTGTTTTACGCGTTCATCTATCTATGAGGAGCAGTCGTGTGACTGCTATATAGAGCTAAGAACACGCCGTTGGCTGTTCCCTCATACCTCTACTACTAGATGTTTTGAGCTTTATTTTGTAACCTACAGGGTAcagcaatgcagaaatgcaactGCACTGCTATTTCACGTTCATGAAATAATTGCAACTTTCTTGAAAGAGCTAATACCAAGTTTGTGTTCTTGTTCCTTGTTAGAGGTGATAAAAACAACTTTAAGGGGAAGACGAATTAATGAGTTGGCTTATTCTGAATAATATTGTttcatagtatatatatatatatatatatatatatatatatatatatatatatatatatatatatttatttatttatttaaccaTCTGAAATATGGAGGCCGGGAGTCTTGGCATAACGGATAAAGTTACTACCATTTGACTAGGAGGTCACTGGTTCAAgtcgtggaaacaacctcttgcagaaatacagggtaagaCAACGTACAATAGACCCATGTGGTCCCGCCCTCCCCTGGACCCCGCGCAAAGCGGGAGCTTAATGCACCAaactttccttcttcttttgataattttacaccctatagaaaaccttagtaccctatttatcttaaataaataccattttaaaatattacatcctataaatatcttttatcctttatagcaaaatatctaattatagTTACATCCTACATTTAAGGTACCATATAtgctaaataatatttttctctctcctttttagtATTTTCTCTCACATAATCACTATATAACTCCTAAACACGTTCTCTCTCTCTTTTACATTGTGAAATATGCAatgtattcaactgtatttttGTTTGCAACCGTTCAATTTTCCAGTAAGTTTTcaaatgtattcatatgtattcagcttacttattttttatgtcatgtGTGTGGTATCTAGTTTTTAATATGTATTTAGCCTTGTTACTGTATTTAGTCTTCTGTAAGTGTTTGTAGTTGTATTGATATGTATTCAAAACTGATTTGCTATGAAATATGCAATTCTGTAAGTGTTTGCTCTGTTTTTGCTTCTTTTCACGAAAAAAGGGAGAAGATTATTCTGCTTTCTTTGAGCAGATTAATGTGTACTCGTATTATTTctttgagttaaattaggagactATCATGTGAATTTATTTCCTTCCGTTTTTAACAAGTTTAACTTCCCAGAATTTGCGCAAAAATGTTACTGTATTGTATTTGTATTCAGCTTGAATACAGATACCCATTAGCTGGAGTTCCCGTTTTTACGCctatttttttggttgtattaataAATACAACTGcttaaatacatgaaatacattgtataaaaacataaaaggtatctataacaaGTAATATAGCAAAGGGTATCTATAAATGACTAATTAGGGCTAAAAGATggtgctttatgaaaaattctcaaATAAATTCACATGATAGTCCAGCTAATCTCTTCTGAAATATGAAGCCCACTGGGCACCGGCCTCACTAATCCGGACTTGTGCTGAATTAGCACACTAAAGAGAACTCAAGCCCTATACTTCTGTTTAAGGGTAGAGATATTCCAACCATGGCATGAGAATATAAGGGTCGTCTTCGTCTTATATTTACATTACGTCCTTTAATCATGCCCAACTGGGCTTTTCTCTCTTGGAAATAACCTTCAATCGCAAAGTCAATAATTTAACTACTTCAGATGAGAGTTATATTTTCCCAATAGTTCAGCAACATTTAGCATCTCAGGAAAATAGACAATGAAACAACTTTAAGCTATAGAGTGCAAAATAAGTCTATTTTTATGATAACTACTACAGTGCATCCGAGACAGTTTCAATGTTCTCTAGACTGTAATCAACACAATGTCTTTCCATTTTGCGGTATTAGAGATCTACGATAATGCGGTCACTTACCTTATATTTCGCAAGGCTAGTTCTATATTTCTATGTTACCTTTGTATCCTAGGCTCCTAGAATACATACATTTGGATTTACAATAGTCTATGTTATTACTAAGTGAGGAATTCTAAGTTGCATAGCCAATCCTGGATAGCAAGTCGCAAGGAATGATTAGGAGTTAGCTCCAAATGGCTTAGTTTCAAATTGGTCATTGGAGAAGTATCATGACCACTTTCCAGCCATCCTTGAATGGCCTCTCCTTCATATGTGAACCCGTCTGCAGCGATCTGAGGGTCAAGCATTATGTCCTGAAAGAAAATTCACAACGACCTGAGCATTTTGCAGCAAACATGAAACCCAAAGAAATTGTTTTTACCAACAAATCAGAGCATGAATATCTAAAAAAAGGTACAGCATAGAAGATGGCAGGCAATAATAGCAATAAACATAGCACACTAGCTTGATCATCTTCAATTTAACTAGTGACTAAATTTGGGCATACATCGACAGGCCTAAGAAGTCATGCAAGTGGAACAGCTCAAtgcattaacctcacagcctacAAGTAAGTTTTTAATTCCGTCTTTTATTGGAAGGGGTGGCGTTGTAGGGTGGAGAAACGATAGGGCTGGATGTTGAACCTTGGACCTCTAAGATGCAGAATGGGAGCATTACCAGTTTGCTCCCATTCAATTCTTTTCTTATTAATACATATACGATTATATCCAAATATAGAAAACTAAGTTAACTCATCATTATGTCTTGTTATCCTGCTTCCCTAGGACCAAAATCTTTTCATATGATTGAATAGTACGGAAAGCATAACTAACCTGGCGAATTGGACATACAAAAAAAGATGGCACTGATCGCTCTTCCAGTACATGCAAGTTCTCTAGCTCCATTACAAGAGTCGGTGTCAGCTCAGGCCTATCCCTACTGTTAACTTCACAGCATTGCAAAGCCAGTTCTGCTAATCTCCTTGACACATATGTAGACCATTCTCCAGCAGATGAATCCAAAAGAGACTCTAATTCTGCGCATGAGACTGCCCTGCGTACTTCACTCAGTAATCCTGCTAGAGTTCTTCCAGTGAGTATTTGAAGGATAATTAGTCCAAATGAGTAAATGTCCGACTTAGTTGTCAGCGCTCCAGTTATATGAAATTCAGGATCAGTGTATGAAAAGAGACCCTTTGGTTCACTCTGACGACCAAAACTTGGGCAGCGCAGGGTTTGCTGAGGAATCAGGCTAGATATCCCGGTATCACATATTTTGCAGCTGTCTGTCGAATCAAGGAGCATATTCTCAGGCCTCAGATCCCCATGTGCAATCTGTTCAGGGTAGGAAGAGTGCAAAAACAGAAGAGCACTTGCAATTTCAGAAATAATTCGTGCTCGCATCTTCCAATTCATGGGACTAATGTTTTTGCAAAATAGGCGGTCTTGGAGGCTCCGACCAGGTATATATTCATAAACAAGGCACCAGGCTTCCGGACATACACCAAGTAAAGTAACCAGTTGAGGATGCCGTAACTTAGCTAGAATTTCCACCTGCATATGGAAAAGATAATTATATGAGCAAGCACATAAAAATCATAGAATTTGTTGGCAGAGAAAATTATGAGGTTCCATTTTAGCTTATGAATTATGATGAATGACAAACTAGGTTCAAGGAAATGTCCACGCACTTCAGTTGGATGATATTAAGGAAAATCACATGCTAGACATTATGAGACCAATTGATTTATATAGCTGAAAGGgaactctgaaataaagaaactTAGAGTGGATTTCCAGATCCTATCTAAATGCAGTTTGTGAATATAAAGGAGATTTTTGACCTGTTCAAAAAACTGTGACTGCTGTTGCATATTATGTGGATGCAATTGCTTAATAACAACTGTTTTATCTGCCAGTTCTCCTTTGAACACATCAGCATATCCTCCTTGACCAATCCTGAAGCTCTCAGAAAAGTTGCATGTTGCTGTCTGCAATTCGGACAGTGAAAATTCCAACAACGCAGGTGATGCAGACCACTCGCCACTTGCACTTAGTACTCCATCTTTTCCGCGATTCTTCCACCGATTAATCCAGTTCATGGCTTCAGTATTTTGCTGCAGAAGTTTGCGCTTCTCCTGCCGGAGAGTTGCTATGGAGGAATGAATTAACGTCAATTCTCCAGCAATCTCTTCACACCGCTGATCGGCCTCCTGTGTACGACTATCTAGGAGGGCTATATTTCTCATGGCCTTGCGCAGCTCACTAGTTTTCTCCTCTCTCTCCTTCAAGAGCTTTTCTTTTTCCAGCAATATATTTTCCAAAGCAACCTCAGCTTCCTTCCTCAGTTTAACTTCATGCGCATGAGCAGATTCAAATGCTTTTAcctataacaaagcaaacattctGACATTAGCAGCCTAAGAAGTGCTTTCAGTCCATTATAGATGTTACAAGAAGGAGAAATGACATTATTGTCCACATACAATTCCTCTTACACTGGTACTTTCTACTCTACATAGAATTACATACTGGCCCTAAGAATGACTACTCTTATAATACAGATGTACATGCAGTAGCAAATTACTTGGTTGCAAACGTAGAGTATAGTAGTTCTATAAGTGATGCAGCAATGCACAGAATGCAACATCAAAAAATTTAAGCTTGAGTAAGCCCATAGTGGGTCTATGGGTAAAGTAGACATGATCACTTTGGTCCACAAGTGAATGTGAAGCCAGAATATAAGAAAAGCTAATAACTGTAATTTAGCTTCATAGCCCTCCATAGATAGCATGTTTGTGATATCTAGCAGCAACCAAATTTTATCATGCATCAATATAGTTCTTCCTCAAAAGATTAAGTAATGGAATGATCTTTAGAGCAATACGAATAAGGGCTCCTCTACTGGAATACAAAACTAGCGGTTACCTTTCTCATGGCTTCCACAGCTTCAGCTTCCAGTTTTTTGCGCTTAAGCATCTCTGCAATAGCTTCATTCCTTGATGATTCAAATTCTATGCAGACTTCTTCAAGCTGTTTGTATAAACTTTCCAACTCGACATCAGGGGACTCCATTTGTTCAGCAGAAGAAGCACAACTGCTACCAGTGCTAGGGCTTGTTGAAATAGATAAACTAGGGAAAATGATTGGATTGCTTCTGCTAGTAGAAGAAAAGTTCTTGGGCCATAAACCAGTGTCTGATGAAATTCCCTCCTCAAATATTAAACTTTTGATTCCAGATGACAGTAGGTCCCTAGACGAGCTTGACCGAGCACGTTCTGGCGAGAGGATAACCTCTCTCTTGCAAGACGTTAGAGACCGAGATCTTAAACTGCATGCATCAGCTACCACTGCTCGAGTATTAGCAGAAATAGGTCCAATGAAGCTTGAGCAATCAGGAGGCTGTCTAGTCCAGACTAGTTTCCCTTTGTAGACAAAGAATATTTCACAGAATGAAGGGAAATATGCGGCAGCAAAACTTGCTTTCTGGGAGCTTTTCTTGACCTTCACACAACTGTATATGAAGGGTAAGCTCGGGTACAATAGACAAGATCCATATGATGAAATTTCAGAACGATGCAAACTGCAGAAACTGATATACATTCTATTCCAGTAAATACAGGTGAAGCAAAAAGAAAAGGTGAAAGAAAAGATCCACAGACGATATCAACTAGATGGGATAAGGCTCTTTCATGTTAATCCTTACATTAAGTTCAGTCTTTAGCAagaattttttcatgtttgtttAAAGACTTGTATGTTAGTTTAAAAAAGAAGACAGATTGAGAGAACCTTAGCTTAAAACAATTGATTTGTCCTAAAAGACAGATTGTTATGTGCTGGAATGAACTTGAAGTGGTCCCAAATAGAGCAGATGGAAATAGAGGATTCATATAACCGACCCTACTAGTTCAGGGTTGAAGCGTTGTTATCGTCGTCATTGTTATCGTGAAATTCCCCAGTTCTACAAGCAAAGACAACCTCTCCAGATTTCTAGACCTCTTAATTTGACCTCTATTCCCATTTCTCCAACAGTGAAAAAAATGACCAGCCTAAGTGTTTTCTGTGAGAAATCTTAGTACGTGATCTGTTCTCATTGGACGAAGTCACCTAGTACAATACATATACGGGTAGGAGATAGAGGTACCCAATGGATTAGTTGGACGCACGCAACCAGGCCCAGACActgccattatttttataaataaaaaaaagattttattttctttcgCAAATTGGGTCACTCAGGAAAAATGATATCAAGTTTACCAAAAAAAATTACAACCTTTCATTCAGATCCtaggcacacaaatacaaccACGTGAATTGAGATATTTTAGTGTCCAGAAGTTCTTTTCAAAAAGATAAAACTCCTCAAAATTTGTCACAAATtgaatcatgtaatataatccAGGATTCACAAGTGCAATCATAATCTACAGCAGTTCAAACAGTTCACTCGCACTTGAAAGTAAATTAAATGAAGAAAAGCTGAAGACCTACTCTGGTATAGCCCCAATTATAAGCTTTCGGATGTTATGTTTGTTGACAAAATCAAGAATTCCTTTAAGGACAAAATGTGCTTCAACTATAGCAACACTTGCTTTAACCTGAAAAGATTATTGATTTCTTCGGTAAGTGACTGCACAGGTAGCATGATATAGGTAAATACTCAAATCATTGGCATAACATATGCAtcattaattttgaaaagaaaagcgGGATTTTACAGTACATAGATCATGATATTGTGAA is from Nicotiana tabacum cultivar K326 chromosome 18, ASM71507v2, whole genome shotgun sequence and encodes:
- the LOC107762163 gene encoding U-box domain-containing protein 33 isoform X1, with protein sequence MELLTPSPTPLTPSSNSLSGFSSMATYRRGFYRTSQIITPQTREIVEEQNEPKVYIAVGKSVNKNVALVQWACKTFGNSEICIFYVLEPSPYIPTLLGRLPATQANAEVVSAFRDAEREEARKLLSRYLNVCCKSKVKASVAIVEAHFVLKGILDFVNKHNIRKLIIGAIPDFCSLHRSEISSYGSCLLYPSLPFIYSCVKVKKSSQKASFAAAYFPSFCEIFFVYKGKLVWTRQPPDCSSFIGPISANTRAVVADACSLRSRSLTSCKREVILSPERARSSSSRDLLSSGIKSLIFEEGISSDTGLWPKNFSSTSRSNPIIFPSLSISTSPSTGSSCASSAEQMESPDVELESLYKQLEEVCIEFESSRNEAIAEMLKRKKLEAEAVEAMRKVKAFESAHAHEVKLRKEAEVALENILLEKEKLLKEREEKTSELRKAMRNIALLDSRTQEADQRCEEIAGELTLIHSSIATLRQEKRKLLQQNTEAMNWINRWKNRGKDGVLSASGEWSASPALLEFSLSELQTATCNFSESFRIGQGGYADVFKGELADKTVVIKQLHPHNMQQQSQFFEQVEILAKLRHPQLVTLLGVCPEAWCLVYEYIPGRSLQDRLFCKNISPMNWKMRARIISEIASALLFLHSSYPEQIAHGDLRPENMLLDSTDSCKICDTGISSLIPQQTLRCPSFGRQSEPKGLFSYTDPEFHITGALTTKSDIYSFGLIILQILTGRTLAGLLSEVRRAVSCAELESLLDSSAGEWSTYVSRRLAELALQCCEVNSRDRPELTPTLVMELENLHVLEERSVPSFFVCPIRQDIMLDPQIAADGFTYEGEAIQGWLESGHDTSPMTNLKLSHLELTPNHSLRLAIQDWLCNLEFLT
- the LOC107762162 gene encoding uncharacterized protein LOC107762162 isoform X2, whose product is MSILGGRENSNKMSQPYLQLHEFKKQASFFLKEKIKTARLALTDVTPAQLLAEEATNGNPGAPDTRTLKMISKAAFEVDDYWRIVGILHKKFNWGLNVRNKSERILKLLENGQLLRDERNKARKISRGIEGFGSFNIRTNSPEGILEESALKPYGRSNSQFNDHGNEEDENSNFNTQDLINTKMEKVEDAAVSWNLDTGDKYLVSGISSISFKENMAPSEDMHKWNFKGEAKSLLDEQKTDPRIGFSSEEDHPFTETDRLTSASLLSSGDQVLQACQ
- the LOC107762162 gene encoding epsin-3 isoform X1, whose amino-acid sequence is MSILGGRENSNKMSQPYLQLHEFKKQASFFLKEKIKTARLALTDVTPAQLLAEEATNGNPGAPDTRTLKMISKAAFEVDDYWRIVGILHKKLSSFDRKNWRVSYKAVIVLEHLLTHGPESVAEEFQTDKDVIKEMGHFQLIDEKGFNWGLNVRNKSERILKLLENGQLLRDERNKARKISRGIEGFGSFNIRTNSPEGILEESALKPYGRSNSQFNDHGNEEDENSNFNTQDLINTKMEKVEDAAVSWNLDTGDKYLVSGISSISFKENMAPSEDMHKWNFKGEAKSLLDEQKTDPRIGFSSEEDHPFTETDRLTSASLLSSGDQVLQACQ
- the LOC107762163 gene encoding U-box domain-containing protein 33 isoform X2 — protein: MELLTPSPTPLTPSSNSLSGFSSMATYRRGFYRTSQIITPQTREIVEEQNEPKVYIAVGKSVNKNVALVQWACKTFGNSEICIFYVLEPSPYIPTLLGRLPATQANAEVVSAFRDAEREEARKLLSRYLNVCCKSKVKASVAIVEAHFVLKGILDFVNKHNIRKLIIGAIPDCVKVKKSSQKASFAAAYFPSFCEIFFVYKGKLVWTRQPPDCSSFIGPISANTRAVVADACSLRSRSLTSCKREVILSPERARSSSSRDLLSSGIKSLIFEEGISSDTGLWPKNFSSTSRSNPIIFPSLSISTSPSTGSSCASSAEQMESPDVELESLYKQLEEVCIEFESSRNEAIAEMLKRKKLEAEAVEAMRKVKAFESAHAHEVKLRKEAEVALENILLEKEKLLKEREEKTSELRKAMRNIALLDSRTQEADQRCEEIAGELTLIHSSIATLRQEKRKLLQQNTEAMNWINRWKNRGKDGVLSASGEWSASPALLEFSLSELQTATCNFSESFRIGQGGYADVFKGELADKTVVIKQLHPHNMQQQSQFFEQVEILAKLRHPQLVTLLGVCPEAWCLVYEYIPGRSLQDRLFCKNISPMNWKMRARIISEIASALLFLHSSYPEQIAHGDLRPENMLLDSTDSCKICDTGISSLIPQQTLRCPSFGRQSEPKGLFSYTDPEFHITGALTTKSDIYSFGLIILQILTGRTLAGLLSEVRRAVSCAELESLLDSSAGEWSTYVSRRLAELALQCCEVNSRDRPELTPTLVMELENLHVLEERSVPSFFVCPIRQDIMLDPQIAADGFTYEGEAIQGWLESGHDTSPMTNLKLSHLELTPNHSLRLAIQDWLCNLEFLT